The nucleotide window TACAGGCTACAATGCAGGAGCTTGAAACAGTCAAATCATCCGAAGCTGTAGCGCTTGAAAATCTCAAAACTCTGATTGAGAACACCGTACGAGCTAGAGCTTTTGAGTCACAGAGTAGTTCTTCAATTACCATATCCAAGTTTGAACACGAGTACCTGACTGGACGTGCAGTCGCAGCTGAAGGAATTGCGGATAAAAAGGTAGCAGAAGCTCAGGCATGGGTTGAAGCTCTAAGGGCCAGTGAGAAGGAAATACTGATAAGGACAGACTTAACTATGAGAGATCTTAAAAAGATGAGAGTGGACGAAGAGCAAGGAGAAGAACAAAACTGGGGACAAAAAGGGGAAAGAAATGTAGTATCTGGAAACTGGCAACAAGCCACACCTAGAAAGGCTATGAAAAGTAATGGATACCAGACTCCATACAGGCGGGCGAGGTATAGAAAATCTGCTTCTCCTGGAGCTCGGAATAATTTCcccattcaaaagaaaaagaaggtgaTGCCTAATCTGACTAAGTTATTCAGTGGTAAGAAAACTGCCAAAGATGAGTGAGCTGTTTGAAGTTTACCTACATCTTAAATCTTAATATGGTAAAGTGAGTCCAGTCCATCAATTAAATAAATCGCACTGCCGTATTTTGCCTTGGGATCTTGTAGCTTTGCTTTTTCTCCAATAAGTGCAGCTCCTAAAGCTTTTGATTTACCGAAAAAACATGGAACTCTGGATCAAGTGAGCTTTGGGCTGAGAGTGTGGATCATTCTGCTGTAACAGTAATTTGGAATGTTTTCATATCAACAAGTAGAAGAGACGgctgttttttgttttgcatcTCAATCTGAAACATGCTTTGTATACATTTTCGGTCCTTCTCGTAAGAGCTTTTTGGAGTCCAATTGTTGTCTAAGATGGTATCACAGCCATCGGTAATTCACAGGGTGTTTCAAAACATCCAATCCCCATTCTCTACTTCTTGTTAGCTTGTGCAGGATGTGATTGCACCTTCGTGCATTCACTTGAATCAAAGCAAACAAGCTTAATTATCTCTTCATGCAACCACTACCATCCTATATTGCCTATATTGCTGTTCAGCCATATTTTGATCTCGGGCCATGGCTGCTTGTCTTGTGTTGCGGTTTCTGAGGGGGCATCAAATATGTTCAAGGGCTGCAAAGCGATCTCCAATCCATACATGTTGAATGCAACAACCAGCCAAGAGCTTTCTGTATGAATTGAATTCCAAAGAATACATTAAAACCATACCTTCCAGCGGTTCCTCCTTGTTCCAGAAGGGTCAGTGTAATTTCTACCTTTTAGTGTTGGCGTGCCAACAGTCCGGTAGAAATTGTACCGGCAACAACTTCACAAGCCTCATCTCCAATGTTAACAACCTCAGCAGAAATCATGGTGAAAACACTGCCTGCAACTCCATACCATCAGCAAcaaaagagaagagaagaagCGTGCGCCTCTGCTGTTTTGGAGAACGATCTAACCAATCTCCTGTATGCCAAGCACAATCGGAGAACTTGAATTTTCAACTCGTGATGGTGTTTCGAAGATTACTTGGGGTGTAAGCAATGAAGTAGTGTGTTAAATACCATCTAATTGTACTACTATTGTCGAAAAGCACGCACCATCTCTCAAATATTTAACTTGAAACACAAAATTTGGAGTTGAATTTGTTCaaacaaaaattttatttttccacaGCTTGTGACGAACGCGATTTCCATAGGTGTTGGTTTATGGCAGGATAGGAAGTCGACCGATCTGTTTTAATGAGGCTCATCTCATGTGTTGTTCGCCGGATCAACAACGATTTTAATGGCTTGCTTCGATGCACCCAGAGACAGATATGGGTATAAAGAAACAAATGAAGAGGTCAAATAAAATAACCGAGGGAAGTGATTTTTGCacgttctttttcattttctacACACCTTGTATTAATTTTGATCGATGATTCTCTTTTGCTTTGTTCAACATAATAACTTAGTGTATAGGAGGAGGTAAAAAAGAGTGCACAAATAACATATCTTCTTGGAAATACATTCAACGTAGTaaatgccacttagtactatgatttagtggtattcctcttcacttgtacgtgagaggtcttaagttcgattcttgccaagGGCAAATTTGAACAACATTTTTGTTAGCCCGTGTGAGTCTAAGCTCACCCCCTcctctttagtgtaaatatcaattgttaaaaaaatgtgaataataTTCAAGCACTCATCTCTAGACTCACCCCCTcctctttagtgtaaatatcaattgttaaaaaaatgtgaataataTTCAAGCAATCATCTCTACCAAACGAGGCCCAAGAATACCAAAATGTAAATTTTAAGGTGAGAATCAGACCGTGGCAGTTAATTATATTAGTTGGTCagtaaaactgaaaggaaataTATTGAAAGGAAAAATAACCAATGGAGTagataaattaaaagaaataatcctttagggaaaaaaaaaagaaacatgaTTAGCCTTGCATTTTCATCAAATCAAACTGCATTTGCGTGAGTCAATTTGTTGGGCCATGGAGGATCATACAATCAAATTGACCACACCAAATCTCCATTTGCTTGCACTTTCAGCGGCAATTCAATACACAAACAACGCCCCCAATTACGCTTAAACCAAAGGATGGACCACACCTACAACCACTAGTAAACTGCCCGGTTGTTTTCCCTTTACCCTATGTCTGGGTGACGGATTTTCTAAGTCCCGGAAGATTGAGGTCAACCTAGTAAGAAATTGATCATAAAATGTTAGATAAGAGGGATCAGATTTGCACAATATGATCCCTTCTGCTTAACATTTTGTGTTTTCTTTCTCACTAACCTGGCCTCAATTTCTTGGAACTTGAAAACGTATCACCCAAATGTAGCTTAGTGTAAATCAGATTTCTCACGTATCAACAAGTTGAAGCAAATAATCAAGGCTTGCATAATTGCCTTCACATATGACCGTTAATCACTCCTGTTGATAATAATGCACACAGGCTTAAGTTTGAAGAAGAgcactatttttttaatttttcctgGTGCGtggtgtctttttttttcttcgatcTGATTGAAATTTTGGACAAAATTTTCTCTTTTCACCGCACCACAATCGTTGACAATGAATTCGTATCTCCTAGAAAAAAGAGACAAAAAGACATTGCGCTTATATCTAATTAGTTGCAACAAGGACCCACAAAAGCACCATTAAGGAGAACTTTTTGCCCTTTTCTTTTTTGGCATTCCATCACAAGTCCTCCTAAAACCCATTTTCTTTGTTCTGCATAATTTCTTTAGGACAAGAAGTTTGCTTTTTCCAGGATGGTTTTGCAAGTTCTTTGCTTGGCTTTCCTTGTATGCAACTCTCTCTCACTTGTCAGTTGTATAAATGAAGAAGGATTGGCTCTACTTTCGTTCAAGGAATCCTTAACGAAAAACCCCGAAAGCTCTCTGAGTACCTGGAACTCATCAGACCAAACCCCATGTTCATGGGTTGGAGTTACATGCAGAGAAGAAAAGGTTGTATCTCTCAGTATTCCAAACAAACAGCTTTCTGGGAATTTCCCTCGTGCTCTTGGGAACCTCTCCGCCCTGCGCCATCTGAATCTCCGGGGGAACAAACTCTCCGGAAGCTTGCCGTCTGAGCTTTTCAATGCAAAAGAGCTCCAGAGCTTGGTGCTGTCGGGAAATTCATTATCTGGTTCTGTTCCAGCTGAGATAGGGAAGCTCAGTTACCTGCAAACATTAGATCTTTCGCAAAATTCATTCAATGGTTCGATACCTTCATCTATAGTTCAGTGCAAGAGACTAAAGATCCTTGTCCTTGCTCAAAACCATTTCTCTGGCTCCCTTCCACAAGGTATGGGAATCAGTTTTGTTCATCTTCAAAagctcaatatttccttcaatattctCGGCGGTTCGATTCCTGAGGAAATGAGCAACTTGTCAAGTTTGAGATCAACACTTGATATGTCTCATAACTTGTTCAACGGTTCTATTCCGCCATCCCTAGGAAGCTTGCCTGAGACAGTATACATTGATCTCAGTTACAACAATCTCAGTGGACCGATTCCACTGAATGGTGCTCTGATCAATATAGGACCAACGGCTTTCGTAGGCAATCGTTTACTCTGTGGACTGCCGTTGAAGATTTCATGCTCTTCAGGCAGTCAAAGCTTAAATTCTCAAAATTCAGGCAGCAGCTCTGGTACAAATGGGAAACACAACAACTCAAGCAGAGGTATTTTTGTGATTACTGTTGCTGCAGGCGTCATGGCTGGAATTTTTATTGCTGGGTTTTTGTTCTCCAACTGGTACAAGAAGGTTTGTACCTGCAAAATACGTGAACATTTTGCTGGCTgcaaatttgaacaaaaactAAAGGCCGGAAATGACCTATTCTGCTTCAAAAGACATGGCATGGATACCGTACCAGAGAATTTGGAGCATTACTATTTTGTGCAAGTGGATCTGCAGGTGAATTTAGATCTTGACAAACTGCTGAAATCATCTGCTTTTCTTCTGGGTAATAGTGGGATCGGGATTGTGTACAGAGTTGTTCTTGAAGACGGAAGAACTGTAGCAGTGAGAAGATTGGGAGATGGAGGTTCCCAAAGGTTCAAGGTATTCCAAAATCAAATTGAAGCAATAGGAAAGATGAGGCATCCAAATATTGTGAATCTTTTAGCATATTGCTGGTCTGTTGATGAGAAACTGCTTATCTATGATTATATCCCAAATGGTGACCTTGCTTCTGCAATTCATGGTAATTAGTATTATAGTTTAACTTATGAAGTTTTCGCCGATTTACCCCGGACCTTGTACCCCAATGCCAATTTTCCTCCTAAATTTGACCAATTCCCCTCTTCAACTGCTACAAATGGCCAATTTCATCTGATATTCATCAGATGAAGTGTTTGTAGAAGTTCGAAGCGAGAAATTGGCAGTGGAATACAAGTTCAAGGCAGAAATCAGCGAAGTACTCTTCAACTTATCATATGTTTTTTCTTCATCTTAttcttaagttttttttttttttttgacacacTAAAGAATCTGATATGACTTTACTAGGAAAACCTGGAATGGTATCCTTCACACCTCTTTCTTGGCCTGCACGTCTGAAAATCATGAATGGCTTGGCAAAAGGATTGGCTTATATTCATGAATTTAGTCCAAGAAGATATGTGCATGGAAACTTGAGGCCTAGAAACGTACTGCTTGGACAAAACATGGAACCCCGTATCTCCGACTTCGGACTAGGCCGCCTTGCTAACTTAACTGAAGAGTCCTTGTCATCATCGTCATTTCAACTGGAACAAATAATGGCTGAAACACCACCTCAGAATTCTCCATATGTGCAAAGGACATCGAGCTCACTAGCGGCACCTGGACCTTGCTATAAAGCTCCTGAAGCATCAAAAGTAACCAAGCCATCACAGAAATGGGATGTTTACTCATTTGGGGTAGTTATACTGGAGATGATTTCTGCTAAGATGCCATTTATGAGAATTGGTTCTTTGGAAATGGATTTGATACAACAGTTTCAGCTCTGCATTGAGGAAAGGAAGCCACTCTGCGATCTGTTGGATCCGTTCCTAGCTCCTGATGTAGACATGAAAGAGGAGATTGTCGCAGTGCTGAAAATCGCTCTTGCTTGTGTTCATAAAAGCCCTGAAAAGAGACCTTCTATGAGGTTTGTCTGTGATAATTTGGCCAGGTTGGCCTAGTATTGTGGACTAGTTCAAGGTTAGAAACATAATATTTGTGGTTCTATGGGTTATTGTACATCATaatatcatatatttgtatttATTCCCCCATCTTCAGAAGCAAGTCACCAACGACTAACTTATATTGCATCGATTGTCAAAGACTAACATAAGAACTTAGCAGACACGCCTAACTTATATGTGAATGCACATTCAAAGTAACTGGTAGGGCACAAATAGAATAACTAACCACGGTAAACGCCTTAAGCAAAAACTGCATTACTGTTTCGTTTTCCTCAAACATACGTCCACCTGAATGGATGATTTTTTTCCCACCTTGCTTTGGTTTCTTATATAGATTCTGGGTGTGAATGCATCTTAAATCTTAACGGCTATCAACATATGAGATTAAAGTGGCAAGACAGAGAACAAACCAGAAAACGGTTCAAATGACAAGCATCAATTTGCAGCACCTCAAAACATATCTACGGAGGTATACCAACTACAATTGTATAATCATTAGAACACTAGATCTAGGGCCAGATTCAGCAAACACTGAATTACGAAAATAAGAAATTCTTGTAACAATTTGAGAGTTCTATCACTGGTAGtaacagaggaagaagaaaaagaaaaacacgaacgaagaagaaaaagaaattctCTGTTCCTATAACATACAGATAACACACTCACATGCAAAAATGAGAGCCAAAAAAGAACGGTGAAGTTACCATCAGTCATCTATCGAAATCATTTCTATTAGAGTCTTTTCGAGAGTATAACTACTGCGGATCCAAGATTCCGTTCTGGTGCTCATGGTTGTCTATATGCAACTGAGTCGACGTTTCTGATAAATGTAGTGTTGTATCTTTGGTCATGCTTTGGTACATTGAACCGAGTGGAGGCTGAGATTTGTATATCTGGCCACGCACAAGATTGTTCTCTGGCGGATTACCGGACATAGGAGATTCCCGGAAGCAATAGCTGACTTTCGTTATATGGTACATGTATAAGTGGCGCCCCTACACAATGTGTAATTTCTGAGTGGACTGGTCTCTGAACACCTGAGgtgaattaaaattttgaaaaacaagaaaaacagaACTGTGGAAACTTCCAATCTCCCTCCAAATTGTTGCAAATCCTGCTCCCCCAACCCTTCTCCCTATCTATAAAATCCCCCACCTCTCCTTCTCTCAAATCATCACAATCATTTGCTGGaggaaaaaacaaaacagagaaAACATGAAATAGCTGCAAGTTAACACTGATATGAAAGCGTTCATAAAAGCTGTGGACATGTTCAAGCCAATCAAGCCACAGTTACTTCAAGCACTCGAAGGCGTCTCCCAGTGGCTTACTGTGGGTCGAAACCCTCTCAGATATGGAGGCTGCTCAAAATCTCAAGCAACGGTTTGATTGGACAGGCACCGCCGACGCCCATCATCTCAACAATGAGTTCGCGAAGGCAACGGAAGTTCATAGATACAGAGGATAACAGAGAGGTGAAGGTGAAAGCATGGTAGGACCTTCTGGCAACcaataaacaatttttttttttaacaaataattacttagtaaaactaatgaaaaagacttgaaaactttgtgttttaatgataaggacaaaataaaaagtaaagtgaatagtaccagaattgattttttagtgtaaaaatgtggtttttcgttaaagtgaacagtacttggtgattttcgttaaagttcctcaATTACTTTAAGTAGAGGATAAACAGTGTTTTGGGATGGATTCCACTTTCTTTTTAATTCGGTCATTGGTTTAGAGACCGGGCTTTGTGGCTTTGGGCTCCTTGTGGCCCTGTTGTTTTGGCTCAGTCTGCCCTGCTTTCCGCTTGCCAGATTTCAATTTGGAAAGGAGGGACTGCGATTGCGTTCGATCGATGGGAGGGGGTGAGGTAGCTGTAGCGAGATAAAGGAGGGGCTGCGTTTGGGGACGGAGTTAGAAATTTATTCTAGAGGACAACCCAAAAAACAACTAAGAAAACCTTACTATAGTATGGCTTATACATAATATGATAATAGTGATAATTTCAAATGGAAGTCCTCCCTGCAACAATCTCTCTGCTTTTCTCCTCATGTTGAACTTTGGTTTCATTCAAAAGATCAGTGTCCGATTTGAACTATTTTTGTCCTTATTTAATTGCTCATCTTTTGATATGGAACTAGAATGGATGTTTTTTCAgtggttgatttattatttagtTTTGGTTCAATTGTCCACCTTTTCAATGGAAGTACAAGAAATAACATTGAATTAGGAGGTTTGGAAGATATTTGTGCTGTTCTCTCTTTCTTACTtctgtttttgttcttttggttgCTCTCCTGCTCTTATTTTCTGTCTTTCTTGCTTTTGTGttactctttcattttttcagtcTCTCTGCAGAGATTGCAAAGATTACATTGTACGTGTCTTTGCCTGTTTTTGGGACATAGATTAGACATGACAAATGCATGATTCTAAAATTGGGCAGTCTTAGTATACAAAGTCCAacaaaaattagacaaaaaaaaaattggaaagaagatgaagaactgAGCAAATTAAGCATAAAATTTGAGTCTGTGAGCTTAGAAACAGAGGTTTTGGTGAAAAATGCACAATTTGATTAGACCCAGATGAAATTTTGAAGTTCTTTTGGaaattaaatttgggttttgtgaattgATAGggactaaaatattaaaaatattattcatttcacTGAATTATTGTAAccattgataaaaataaaaaactatctCTACCATTGATTTTgcgagaattaaaaaaaaaaaccaaaaaagcaAATGAGAAGTTGCCCCACttgggtgggttcaaaaaacaatgaaaaaaacaTAAAGAGCAACAACATTTCCCACTCAAAATTAATACGAAGTCTACTATTTGAGTTCCTATATGTAGTCCTCATATTTGAGAATTTTACTGAAGTATCCGGCGAGTCCTATGCATTGAGATAATTTAAAGACTACAATTTCGGCCCATTGGAAGTCATTTGTCCCTATATTTAGGGACTATACGGTTATAGGGACTCCATTTAGGGTtttcattggagatgctcttataaACCCCACATCAATAAGCAAGTCTTTTCCAAGCCATTAAAAATTCCTAAGGCCATCTTCAACTGAATGAGCTATGTTTAGTCCCGTGCAAATTATAGTTgtgcaaaaaattattttttaatgaacattGTCAGGCTATATTTATATATCATCTCTAACTGAATGAGGCTATTTTTTagccccctcaataatttattatttttaagtttgttctttaactttattggttaattgaattaaactaccatatttaTAAATGAGTAActcttcatattttttatatttatgtaATCTTACTAATTTTTCGGAATGTTATGTTTGttttgcttaaaaaaaaattaattgttcGGATAAGAGTTTAAAGAATgcgaagaattgaaataaaataaggcaagatagtatggaatggtgaaaagaATGTGAGAAATGACTTAGatatttatagggaaaaaaaatagatttttaataattttttttaattttgtctttaaaaaaaaatcaaatctaacgactagctgacgtcagctagcatATGTGTTGCTGACAGCTCGGCCCAGCTTTCGAGCTGGCTGGTTGGCTTGAAATGCGTAGCCTGATAGCCATGGGCTTGAGTTTGGCCCAGTGGGTTCCCCTTTTCCC belongs to Malus sylvestris chromosome 17, drMalSylv7.2, whole genome shotgun sequence and includes:
- the LOC126609649 gene encoding receptor protein kinase-like protein ZAR1, yielding MVLQVLCLAFLVCNSLSLVSCINEEGLALLSFKESLTKNPESSLSTWNSSDQTPCSWVGVTCREEKVVSLSIPNKQLSGNFPRALGNLSALRHLNLRGNKLSGSLPSELFNAKELQSLVLSGNSLSGSVPAEIGKLSYLQTLDLSQNSFNGSIPSSIVQCKRLKILVLAQNHFSGSLPQGMGISFVHLQKLNISFNILGGSIPEEMSNLSSLRSTLDMSHNLFNGSIPPSLGSLPETVYIDLSYNNLSGPIPLNGALINIGPTAFVGNRLLCGLPLKISCSSGSQSLNSQNSGSSSGTNGKHNNSSRGIFVITVAAGVMAGIFIAGFLFSNWYKKVCTCKIREHFAGCKFEQKLKAGNDLFCFKRHGMDTVPENLEHYYFVQVDLQVNLDLDKLLKSSAFLLGNSGIGIVYRVVLEDGRTVAVRRLGDGGSQRFKVFQNQIEAIGKMRHPNIVNLLAYCWSVDEKLLIYDYIPNGDLASAIHGKPGMVSFTPLSWPARLKIMNGLAKGLAYIHEFSPRRYVHGNLRPRNVLLGQNMEPRISDFGLGRLANLTEESLSSSSFQLEQIMAETPPQNSPYVQRTSSSLAAPGPCYKAPEASKVTKPSQKWDVYSFGVVILEMISAKMPFMRIGSLEMDLIQQFQLCIEERKPLCDLLDPFLAPDVDMKEEIVAVLKIALACVHKSPEKRPSMRFVCDNLARLA